In Pseudofrankia saprophytica, one genomic interval encodes:
- a CDS encoding NADH-quinone oxidoreductase subunit J, producing the protein MDPHLLAAAAPITSTSGGEALTFWIIAPIAVLGALGMVLAKNAVHGALLLVANLFCVAVCYLLQDAPFLGFVQIVVYTGAIMVLFLFVLMLIGVDSTESLVETLRGQRLAAAVLGLGFAGLLVFPLGKVIKGQPAAGVADVNKAGGGNIHAIARLLFTDYVFAFEAVSALLVIAAVGAMILSHRERTGPRPSQKETLRRRFESGGVLTPLPGPGVYARTDSADQRPMLPGGSNGLVGGAPSELAPGGDAVGGDAPGGEDPSGPDATGPGAADGTAPVGAGKGSGL; encoded by the coding sequence ATGGACCCGCACCTTCTCGCCGCGGCGGCGCCGATCACCAGCACCTCGGGTGGTGAGGCGCTGACCTTCTGGATCATCGCTCCGATCGCCGTGCTTGGCGCGCTCGGCATGGTGCTCGCGAAGAACGCCGTGCACGGCGCACTGCTGTTGGTCGCCAACCTGTTCTGTGTGGCGGTCTGTTATCTGCTGCAGGACGCGCCGTTCCTCGGCTTCGTGCAGATCGTGGTCTACACCGGCGCGATCATGGTGTTGTTCCTGTTCGTGCTGATGCTGATCGGCGTCGACTCGACCGAGTCCCTCGTCGAGACGCTGCGCGGGCAGCGGCTGGCGGCGGCCGTGCTCGGCCTCGGCTTCGCGGGCCTGCTCGTCTTCCCGCTAGGGAAGGTCATCAAGGGGCAGCCCGCGGCCGGTGTCGCGGACGTGAACAAGGCCGGCGGTGGCAACATCCACGCCATCGCCCGGCTGTTGTTCACCGACTACGTGTTCGCCTTCGAGGCGGTGTCCGCGCTGCTGGTCATCGCGGCCGTCGGCGCGATGATCCTCAGCCACCGCGAGCGGACCGGGCCGAGGCCGTCGCAGAAGGAGACCCTGCGCAGGCGGTTCGAGAGCGGCGGGGTGCTCACTCCGCTGCCCGGCCCCGGCGTGTACGCGCGGACCGACTCGGCCGACCAGCGGCCGATGCTGCCTGGTGGCTCGAACGGCCTGGTCGGCGGCGCGCCGTCCGAGCTGGCGCCCGGCGGCGACGCGGTCGGCGGCGATGCGCCCGGCGGCGAGGACCCATCCGGCCCGGACGCCACGGGGCCCGGCGCGGCTGACGGTACGGCGCCGGTCGGCGCCGGGAAGGGGAGCGGACTGTGA
- a CDS encoding polyprenyl synthetase family protein, with product MSRTGLDTMGIRADPDLESAVRAGLTDVERLLREAVRSEFTFVTEASRHLTDAGGKRFRPMVVLLAAHFADSAAPEVIQAAAAIELTHLSTLYHDDVMDEAPLRRGAASANARWTNTVAILVGDYLFARASEITADLGPEATRILAQTIATLCEGQIRETVGPMPDDDPVEHYLRVVTGKTASLIAASGRLGAMMAGADPVTADIMATFGERIGVGFQLSDDIIDVASDSAASGKTPGTDLRAGVRTLPMLYALRGRDAGADRLRELLADGFASDAALGEAIEILRAHPGMDEARAQLSSWASSARDCLAPLPEGSAKAALESLADFVVARTG from the coding sequence ATGAGCAGAACCGGGCTGGACACGATGGGGATCAGGGCAGACCCTGATCTCGAATCCGCCGTGCGAGCGGGCCTCACCGACGTCGAGCGACTCCTGCGCGAGGCGGTCCGCAGTGAGTTCACGTTCGTCACGGAGGCGTCGCGGCATCTCACCGACGCGGGCGGGAAACGCTTCCGTCCGATGGTGGTGCTGCTCGCGGCGCACTTCGCCGACTCGGCCGCGCCGGAGGTGATCCAGGCCGCGGCCGCCATCGAGCTGACCCACCTGTCGACCCTGTACCACGACGACGTGATGGACGAGGCCCCGCTGCGACGCGGGGCCGCGTCCGCCAACGCCCGGTGGACGAACACGGTGGCGATCCTCGTCGGGGACTACCTGTTCGCTCGGGCCTCGGAGATCACCGCGGACCTCGGCCCCGAGGCGACCAGGATCCTCGCGCAGACGATCGCGACGCTGTGCGAGGGCCAGATCCGCGAGACCGTCGGGCCGATGCCGGACGACGACCCCGTCGAGCACTACCTTCGGGTCGTCACCGGCAAGACCGCGTCGCTGATCGCCGCGTCCGGCCGCTTGGGCGCGATGATGGCCGGCGCCGACCCGGTGACGGCCGACATCATGGCCACCTTCGGGGAGCGCATCGGCGTCGGCTTCCAGCTGTCCGACGACATCATCGACGTCGCCTCCGACAGCGCCGCCTCCGGCAAGACCCCCGGCACCGACCTGCGGGCCGGCGTCCGCACGCTGCCGATGCTGTACGCCCTGCGCGGCCGGGACGCGGGGGCGGACCGGCTGCGCGAGTTGCTGGCCGACGGCTTCGCCTCGGACGCGGCGCTCGGCGAGGCGATCGAGATCCTGCGCGCCCACCCCGGAATGGACGAGGCCCGCGCCCAGCTGAGCTCCTGGGCGTCGAGCGCCCGTGACTGCCTGGCTCCGCTGCCGGAGGGCTCCGCCAAGGCCGCTCTCGAGAGCCTGGCCGACTTCGTCGTCGCACGCACGGGCTAG
- a CDS encoding 2-oxoacid:ferredoxin oxidoreductase subunit beta, whose translation MTITTNGKVSAGRVTNRLLDLVPAAPGPQSRKDFASDQEVRWCPGCGDYAILSTVQGFLPELGVARENIVFISGIGCSSRFPYYLQTYGMHSIHGRAPAIATGLATSRPDLSVWVITGDGDSLSIGGNHLLHALRRNVNIKILMFNNRIYGLTKGQYSPTSEIGKITKSTPHGSLDRPYNPTSLTLGAEATFVARSIDSDRQHLTSVLRAAAEHPGAAFVEIFQNCNIFNDGAFETMKDRDTRDDVTLRLEHGQPLAFGADGSKAIRRAADGSLAVGAASDEGVLVHDAHAVDPSQQFALSRLTGDSHGVTPIGVFRDVDVPSYDEELNAQIDRAKERQGEGNLMSLIAGKETWTIS comes from the coding sequence GTGACCATCACCACTAACGGCAAGGTCAGCGCTGGCCGGGTAACCAACCGGCTGCTCGACCTGGTCCCGGCCGCGCCGGGTCCGCAGAGCCGCAAGGACTTCGCTTCGGACCAGGAGGTCCGCTGGTGCCCGGGCTGCGGTGACTACGCCATCCTCTCGACCGTGCAGGGCTTCCTGCCGGAGCTGGGGGTAGCCCGCGAGAACATCGTCTTCATCTCGGGCATCGGCTGCTCGTCCCGCTTCCCGTACTACCTGCAGACCTACGGCATGCACTCGATCCACGGCCGCGCGCCCGCGATCGCGACGGGCCTCGCCACCTCGCGGCCGGACCTGTCCGTGTGGGTGATCACCGGTGACGGCGACTCGCTGTCGATCGGCGGGAACCACCTGCTGCACGCGCTCCGCCGGAACGTGAACATCAAGATCCTGATGTTCAACAACCGGATCTACGGCCTGACCAAGGGTCAGTACTCGCCGACCTCCGAGATCGGGAAGATCACGAAGTCGACCCCGCACGGCTCGCTGGACCGGCCGTACAACCCGACGTCGCTGACGCTCGGCGCGGAGGCGACCTTCGTCGCCCGCTCCATCGACTCGGACCGCCAGCACCTCACCTCGGTGCTGCGGGCCGCCGCGGAGCACCCCGGCGCGGCCTTCGTCGAGATCTTCCAGAACTGCAACATCTTCAACGACGGCGCCTTCGAGACCATGAAGGACCGGGACACCCGCGACGACGTGACCCTGCGCCTGGAGCACGGCCAGCCGCTCGCCTTCGGCGCCGACGGAAGCAAGGCGATCCGCCGGGCCGCCGACGGGAGCCTGGCGGTCGGCGCTGCCAGCGACGAGGGTGTGCTCGTCCACGACGCGCACGCCGTCGACCCGAGCCAGCAGTTCGCCCTGTCTCGGCTGACCGGTGACTCGCACGGTGTCACCCCGATCGGCGTCTTCCGCGACGTCGACGTGCCCAGCTACGACGAGGAGCTCAACGCCCAGATCGATCGGGCCAAGGAGCGCCAGGGCGAAGGCAATCTGATGTCCCTGATTGCCGGCAAGGAAACCTGGACGATCTCCTGA
- the nuoL gene encoding NADH-quinone oxidoreductase subunit L has protein sequence MTPELPAAAEGGAVHYAAASGAFSLTWLLIALPLAGALVLLLGGKRTDRFGHVLGTLAALASFVVGLVVFFTLVGRDGSDRAVSQHLFTWIPVNGFQVDAGLLVDQLSAVFVLLITGVGTLIHVYSIGYMAHDPGRRKFFAYMNLFLASMLLLVLGNNFLSLYAGWELVGLSSFLLIKFWEYKPAAATAANKAFYMNRVGDVGLAIAIMFMFSTLGSTSYDHVFTAAAGGGIGQGTITAIALLLLLGACGKSGQFPLQAWLPDAMEGPTPISALIHAATMVTAGVYLIARSAPIFNETQDARTVVVIIGAVTILIGCVIGCAYDDIKKVLAYSTVSQIGYMFLAVGLGPAGYALGIAHLLAHGFFKAGLFLGSGSVIHAMDDEQDMRRYGGLWKYMKVTWVTFGLGYLAIIGCPPFSGFFTKDKIIETAFDKGGTSGYILGIVALLGAGITAFYMTRLFLMTFHGKARWSHEGEDAKHPHESPVTMTGPMILLAVGSVAAGALLVLGGTLQDWLAPVVGEHGEADHTISPTVLTLLTLVVSAGGLAGAVLRYQLRPVDAVAKPDAAVSPLTVAARHDLYANTFNEAAFMIPGNYLVRFLVWFDKIIIDGLVGGTAAAIGGLSGRLRRTQTGYVRTYALSMLGGTVLVVGALLLVRAG, from the coding sequence ATGACGCCGGAGCTTCCCGCGGCCGCCGAGGGCGGCGCCGTGCACTACGCCGCCGCGAGCGGTGCGTTCTCGCTGACCTGGCTGCTCATCGCGCTGCCGCTGGCCGGCGCCCTGGTGCTGCTGCTCGGCGGGAAGCGCACCGACAGGTTCGGCCACGTGCTCGGCACGCTCGCGGCACTGGCGAGCTTCGTCGTCGGCCTGGTCGTCTTCTTCACTCTCGTCGGCCGGGACGGCTCGGACCGCGCCGTCTCCCAGCATCTGTTCACCTGGATACCGGTGAACGGGTTCCAGGTCGACGCGGGGCTGCTCGTCGACCAGCTCTCGGCCGTCTTCGTCCTGCTGATCACCGGTGTGGGCACGCTGATCCACGTCTACTCGATCGGCTACATGGCCCACGACCCGGGCCGGCGGAAGTTCTTCGCCTACATGAACCTGTTCCTCGCCTCCATGCTGCTGCTGGTGCTGGGGAACAACTTCCTGTCGCTGTACGCCGGTTGGGAGCTCGTCGGCCTCTCCAGCTTCCTGCTCATCAAGTTCTGGGAGTACAAGCCGGCGGCGGCCACCGCGGCGAACAAGGCCTTCTACATGAACCGCGTCGGCGACGTCGGCCTGGCGATCGCGATCATGTTCATGTTCAGCACGCTCGGCTCCACGAGCTATGACCACGTCTTCACCGCCGCCGCGGGCGGCGGCATCGGCCAGGGCACCATCACCGCGATCGCGCTGCTGCTGCTGCTCGGCGCCTGCGGCAAGTCCGGCCAGTTCCCGCTGCAGGCCTGGCTCCCGGACGCCATGGAGGGCCCGACCCCGATCTCCGCGCTCATCCACGCGGCGACGATGGTCACCGCCGGTGTCTACCTGATCGCCCGGTCGGCGCCGATCTTCAACGAGACGCAGGACGCCCGCACGGTCGTCGTCATCATCGGCGCGGTCACCATCCTCATCGGGTGCGTGATCGGCTGCGCCTACGACGACATCAAGAAGGTGCTCGCCTACTCGACGGTCAGCCAGATCGGCTACATGTTCCTCGCCGTCGGGCTCGGGCCGGCCGGCTACGCCCTGGGCATCGCCCACCTGCTCGCGCACGGCTTCTTCAAGGCCGGCCTGTTCCTCGGCTCCGGCTCGGTCATCCACGCGATGGACGACGAGCAGGACATGCGCAGGTACGGCGGCCTGTGGAAGTACATGAAGGTCACCTGGGTGACGTTCGGCCTCGGCTACCTGGCCATCATCGGCTGCCCGCCGTTCTCCGGCTTCTTCACCAAGGACAAGATCATCGAGACGGCGTTCGACAAGGGTGGGACATCGGGCTACATCCTTGGGATCGTCGCCCTGCTCGGCGCCGGGATCACCGCCTTCTACATGACGCGGCTGTTCCTGATGACCTTCCACGGCAAGGCGCGCTGGTCCCACGAGGGTGAGGACGCGAAGCACCCGCACGAGTCGCCCGTCACGATGACCGGCCCGATGATCCTGCTGGCCGTCGGCTCGGTGGCCGCCGGAGCGCTGCTCGTCCTCGGTGGCACCCTGCAGGACTGGCTGGCCCCCGTCGTCGGCGAGCACGGCGAGGCCGACCACACGATCTCGCCGACGGTGCTCACGCTGCTCACCCTGGTCGTCAGCGCCGGCGGCCTGGCCGGCGCCGTCCTGCGCTACCAGCTGCGCCCGGTGGACGCGGTGGCCAAGCCCGACGCCGCGGTCAGCCCGCTCACCGTCGCCGCCCGCCACGACCTGTACGCGAACACCTTCAACGAGGCCGCGTTCATGATCCCGGGCAACTACCTGGTCCGCTTCCTGGTCTGGTTCGACAAGATCATCATCGATGGCCTGGTCGGCGGGACCGCGGCGGCCATCGGTGGCCTGTCCGGCCGGCTACGGCGCACCCAGACCGGCTACGTCCGCACGTACGCACTTTCGATGTTGGGAGGCACGGTCCTCGTGGTCGGTGCCCTTTTGTTGGTGAGGGCGGGCTGA
- a CDS encoding 2-oxoacid:acceptor oxidoreductase subunit alpha, translated as MSEQVREQARERETRRLDRVVVRFAGDSGDGMQLTGEQFTSETATFGNDLSTLPDFPAEIRAPAGSPAGVSGFQLHFSDHDILTPGDAPDVLVAMNPAALKAYLKDLPPGADLIVNTDAFTGGNLKKAGYTADPLTDGTVDKYRVHKVPLTSMTINAVNATEGVAGVVNKKEAERAKNMFALGLMSWLYHRPTKGTEEFLRQKFAKRPEIAEANVAAFRAGFNYGETTESFSVTYEVAPARMKAGTYRRISGNLALSYGLVAAGELTGLPVFLGSYPITPASDILHELSKHKQFGVRTFQAEDEIAGIGAALGASFGGSLGVTTTSGPGVALKSETIGLAVSLELPLLIVDIQRGGPSTGLPTKTEQADLLQAMFGRNGEAPVPIIAPRSPSDCFDAAIEAARIATKYRTPVFLLSDGYLANGSEPWLLPVREHLPEIPVQLTTEPNHDGDFWPYLRDPQTLARPWAVPGTPGLEHRIGGLEKADGSGTISYDPDNHDRMIRLRQAKIDGIAADIAPLEVDDVSGSARVLVLGWGSTYGPIAAAVRRVRAKGLQVAQAHLRHLNPFPANTGEVLRSYDRVLVPEMNLGQLRTLVRSEFLVDAIGYNQVRGLPFKAAELAGVLEDVINQ; from the coding sequence GTGTCTGAGCAGGTCCGCGAGCAGGCCCGGGAGCGGGAGACCCGCCGGCTCGACCGGGTCGTCGTGCGGTTCGCCGGCGACTCCGGCGACGGTATGCAGCTCACCGGCGAGCAGTTCACGAGCGAGACGGCGACATTCGGAAACGACCTGTCGACGCTCCCGGACTTTCCCGCCGAGATCCGCGCACCAGCGGGTAGTCCGGCCGGTGTGTCCGGTTTCCAGCTGCATTTCTCCGACCACGACATCCTGACGCCCGGTGATGCGCCGGATGTCCTGGTGGCGATGAACCCGGCCGCTTTGAAGGCCTACCTGAAAGACCTCCCGCCGGGTGCCGACCTCATTGTGAACACGGACGCCTTCACGGGTGGAAACCTGAAGAAGGCGGGCTACACGGCGGATCCGCTGACCGACGGCACGGTGGACAAGTACCGCGTGCACAAGGTCCCGCTGACCTCGATGACCATCAACGCGGTGAACGCCACCGAGGGCGTGGCCGGCGTGGTCAACAAGAAGGAGGCCGAGCGGGCGAAGAACATGTTCGCCCTAGGCCTGATGAGCTGGCTGTACCACCGGCCGACCAAGGGCACGGAGGAGTTCCTCCGGCAGAAGTTCGCGAAGCGCCCGGAGATCGCCGAGGCGAACGTCGCCGCGTTTCGTGCCGGGTTCAACTACGGCGAGACGACCGAGTCCTTCTCGGTGACCTACGAGGTCGCGCCGGCCCGGATGAAGGCGGGCACCTACCGCCGTATCTCCGGCAACCTGGCACTGTCCTACGGCCTCGTCGCCGCCGGTGAGCTCACCGGTCTGCCGGTGTTCCTCGGCAGCTACCCGATCACCCCGGCCTCCGACATCCTGCACGAGCTCTCGAAGCACAAGCAGTTCGGCGTCCGCACCTTCCAGGCCGAAGACGAGATCGCCGGCATCGGCGCGGCGCTCGGCGCCTCGTTCGGCGGCTCTCTCGGGGTCACCACCACCTCCGGCCCGGGTGTCGCGCTCAAGTCCGAGACGATCGGCCTCGCGGTCAGCCTCGAGCTCCCGCTGCTGATCGTCGACATCCAGCGCGGCGGCCCGTCGACGGGGCTGCCGACCAAGACCGAGCAGGCCGACCTGCTGCAGGCGATGTTCGGCCGCAACGGCGAGGCGCCGGTGCCGATCATCGCCCCGCGCTCGCCGTCGGACTGCTTCGACGCCGCGATCGAGGCCGCCCGGATCGCGACCAAATACCGCACGCCGGTGTTCCTCCTCTCCGACGGCTACCTGGCCAACGGCTCCGAGCCGTGGCTGCTGCCGGTCCGGGAGCACCTGCCGGAGATCCCGGTCCAGCTCACGACCGAGCCGAACCACGACGGCGACTTCTGGCCGTACCTGCGTGACCCGCAGACGCTGGCCCGCCCGTGGGCGGTGCCGGGCACGCCGGGTCTGGAGCACCGGATCGGTGGCCTGGAGAAGGCGGACGGCTCGGGCACGATCTCGTACGACCCGGACAACCACGACCGGATGATCCGGCTCCGGCAGGCGAAGATCGACGGCATCGCCGCCGACATCGCGCCGCTGGAGGTCGACGACGTGTCCGGCTCGGCCCGGGTGCTCGTGCTCGGCTGGGGCTCGACATACGGCCCGATCGCCGCGGCCGTCCGCCGCGTGCGGGCCAAGGGCCTGCAGGTGGCCCAGGCGCACCTGCGCCACCTCAACCCGTTCCCCGCCAACACCGGCGAGGTACTGCGGTCCTACGACCGGGTGCTCGTGCCCGAGATGAACCTCGGTCAGCTGCGCACCCTGGTCCGGTCCGAGTTCCTGGTCGACGCGATCGGCTACAACCAGGTCCGAGGCCTCCCGTTCAAGGCGGCGGAGCTCGCGGGCGTTCTGGAGGATGTGATCAACCAGTGA
- the nuoK gene encoding NADH-quinone oxidoreductase subunit NuoK, protein MNPGNYLVLSGLLFAIGAVGVLVRRNAIVVFMCVELMLNAVNLSLVTFSRIQGNLEGQVIAFFVMVVAAAEVVIGLAIILTIFRTRRSASVDDVNLLKY, encoded by the coding sequence GTGAACCCGGGGAACTACCTGGTGCTGTCCGGGCTGCTGTTCGCGATCGGCGCGGTCGGGGTGCTGGTCAGGCGCAACGCGATCGTCGTGTTCATGTGCGTCGAGCTGATGCTCAACGCCGTGAACCTGTCGCTGGTCACCTTCTCCCGGATCCAGGGCAACCTCGAGGGCCAGGTCATCGCCTTCTTCGTGATGGTGGTGGCCGCTGCCGAGGTCGTCATCGGGCTCGCGATCATCCTGACGATCTTCCGAACGCGCAGGTCGGCGTCGGTCGACGACGTGAACCTGCTGAAGTACTGA
- the nuoN gene encoding NADH-quinone oxidoreductase subunit NuoN, with the protein MSAAPVFLGASSATTIAPIQTPHVEYSSISPLLIVLGLAFAGILVEAFAAPAARRRIQPLLAFAGFAAAFIAVVLLHSRRSTLVSGALAIDGPTLFLEGTILLFGLFTVLLVAERRLDSSGGAIVASAAVTPGAAGSTAMQTSKEVQTEAYPLLAFSVSGMLMFVASNNLLVMFVALEILSLPLYLLAGLARRRRLLSQEAALKYFLLGAFSSAFFLYGLAMIYGYAGTVRLGAIADAAGTAGANDTYLYLGVGLLAVGFFFKIGAAPFHSWTPDVYQGSPTPVTAFMAAATKVAAFGGLLRVFYVAFGGLRWDWRPVVWGVAILTMAIGAVLALTQRDIKRMLAYSAIAHAGFLLVGLAAANTDGLSGSMFYLVTYGFTTIAAFAVVSLVRTSDGEASDLSQWQGLGRTSPWLAGIFAFLLLALAGIPLTSGFTGKFAVFQSAIEGDATPLVVIALVCSAIAAFFYVRVIVLMFFSDPPADGPVVVTRPSLTYATVGVGALVTLLLGVAPQPLLDLASHAAASGFVR; encoded by the coding sequence GTGAGCGCCGCTCCCGTCTTCCTCGGCGCCTCGTCCGCGACGACCATCGCCCCGATCCAGACGCCGCACGTCGAGTACTCCTCGATCAGCCCGCTGCTGATCGTGCTCGGGCTCGCGTTCGCCGGCATCCTGGTCGAGGCGTTCGCGGCGCCCGCGGCCCGCCGGCGGATCCAGCCGCTGCTTGCCTTCGCCGGCTTCGCCGCGGCGTTCATCGCCGTCGTGCTGCTGCACTCCCGCCGCTCCACGCTGGTGTCCGGCGCGCTCGCCATCGACGGCCCGACGCTGTTCCTGGAAGGCACGATCCTGCTGTTCGGCCTGTTCACGGTGCTGCTGGTCGCCGAACGCCGGCTGGACTCCTCGGGCGGTGCCATCGTCGCCTCGGCGGCGGTCACTCCCGGCGCGGCGGGGTCGACCGCGATGCAGACCTCCAAGGAGGTCCAGACCGAGGCCTACCCGCTGCTGGCCTTCTCGGTCTCCGGGATGCTGATGTTCGTCGCCTCGAACAACCTGCTGGTGATGTTCGTCGCGCTGGAGATCCTCTCGCTGCCGCTCTACCTGCTGGCCGGGCTCGCCCGCCGCCGGCGCCTGCTCTCGCAGGAGGCGGCGCTGAAGTACTTCCTGCTCGGCGCGTTCTCGTCGGCGTTCTTCCTGTACGGCCTGGCGATGATCTACGGCTACGCCGGCACCGTGCGCCTCGGCGCCATCGCCGACGCGGCCGGCACCGCGGGCGCGAACGACACCTACCTCTACCTCGGGGTGGGTCTGCTCGCCGTCGGCTTCTTCTTCAAGATCGGCGCGGCGCCGTTCCACTCCTGGACGCCGGACGTCTACCAGGGCTCGCCGACGCCGGTCACCGCCTTCATGGCCGCGGCCACCAAGGTCGCCGCCTTCGGCGGGCTGCTGCGGGTCTTCTACGTCGCCTTCGGCGGGCTGCGGTGGGACTGGCGGCCGGTCGTCTGGGGTGTAGCGATCCTCACCATGGCCATCGGCGCCGTGCTGGCGCTGACCCAGCGCGACATCAAGCGGATGCTGGCCTACTCGGCCATCGCGCACGCCGGCTTCCTGCTCGTCGGGCTGGCGGCCGCGAACACCGACGGCCTGTCCGGCTCGATGTTCTACCTGGTCACCTACGGGTTCACGACGATCGCCGCGTTCGCCGTCGTCTCGCTGGTCCGCACCAGCGACGGCGAGGCCAGCGACCTGTCCCAGTGGCAGGGTCTTGGGCGGACATCGCCATGGCTCGCGGGAATCTTCGCCTTCCTCCTGCTCGCGCTCGCCGGCATCCCGCTCACCAGCGGCTTCACCGGCAAGTTCGCGGTGTTCCAGTCGGCCATCGAGGGGGACGCCACCCCGCTGGTCGTCATCGCGCTGGTGTGCAGCGCGATCGCCGCGTTCTTCTATGTCCGGGTGATCGTGCTGATGTTCTTCTCCGACCCGCCGGCCGACGGCCCGGTCGTGGTCACCCGGCCGAGCCTCACCTACGCCACGGTCGGCGTCGGCGCGCTCGTCACCCTGCTTCTCGGCGTGGCTCCGCAGCCTTTGTTGGACCTCGCCAGTCACGCGGCGGCCTCAGGCTTCGTACGCTGA
- a CDS encoding NADH-quinone oxidoreductase subunit M, which translates to MHSVPWLTILLVIPVAGAILVALLPKSASTLAKQATLFLTLVELVLAVLATIAYEPDKPGFQFAQRYDWIKQFGVSYSVGADGISIVLILLASVLMPVVVLASWHESEQGKRGVGAFFSLLLALQAGMVGVFAATDVFLFYVFFEAMLIPMYFLIGSYGAPKEQTQRSYAAVKFLLYSLFGGLLMLAAVIGLYVVSVHQLGHGTFDFAALRQMHISEGTQKWLFLGFFIAFAIKAPLFPFHTWLPDAGAQSPTGGAVLLVGVLDKVGTFGLIRYCIPLFPDAADYFAPLVLALAVIGIFYGALLAIGQRDMKRLVSYTSLAHFGFIALGCFAFTSQAGTGAVLYMVNHGLSTGLLFLVVGFLVARRGSRDVDAYGGMAKVTPVLAGVFLVAGLSSLALPGLNSFVSEFLVLVGTFTEYKALAIVATCGIVLAALYVLHLYKRTMTGPVVHEENKLVADLSLREKLVVAPVVALIVALGVYPKPLIDIINPTVTATFSDVGHHDPAPSVPVAGVTTTGGH; encoded by the coding sequence GTGCATAGCGTTCCCTGGCTGACGATCCTGCTGGTCATCCCAGTCGCCGGCGCGATCCTGGTCGCGCTGCTGCCCAAGAGTGCGAGCACGCTGGCCAAGCAGGCCACCCTGTTCCTCACGCTCGTCGAGCTGGTGCTCGCGGTGCTCGCCACCATCGCCTACGAGCCCGACAAGCCCGGCTTCCAGTTCGCCCAGCGGTATGACTGGATCAAGCAGTTCGGCGTGTCCTACTCGGTCGGCGCCGACGGCATCTCGATCGTGCTGATCCTGCTGGCCTCGGTCCTGATGCCGGTCGTGGTGCTGGCCTCCTGGCACGAGTCCGAGCAGGGCAAGCGCGGCGTCGGGGCGTTCTTCTCGCTGCTGCTCGCGCTGCAGGCCGGCATGGTCGGCGTCTTCGCGGCCACCGACGTGTTCCTGTTCTACGTCTTCTTCGAGGCGATGCTCATCCCGATGTACTTCCTCATCGGGAGCTACGGGGCGCCGAAGGAGCAGACGCAGCGCTCGTACGCGGCGGTCAAGTTCCTGCTCTACAGCCTGTTCGGCGGCCTGCTGATGCTCGCCGCGGTCATCGGCCTCTACGTGGTCTCGGTGCACCAGCTCGGGCACGGCACGTTCGACTTCGCCGCGCTGCGCCAGATGCACATCAGCGAGGGCACGCAGAAGTGGCTGTTCCTCGGCTTCTTCATCGCGTTCGCCATCAAGGCTCCGCTGTTCCCGTTCCACACCTGGCTGCCGGACGCGGGCGCCCAGTCGCCCACCGGCGGCGCGGTGCTGCTCGTCGGGGTGCTCGACAAGGTCGGCACCTTCGGCCTGATCCGCTACTGCATCCCGCTGTTCCCGGACGCGGCCGACTACTTCGCCCCGCTGGTGCTCGCGCTCGCGGTGATCGGCATCTTCTACGGCGCGCTGCTCGCGATCGGGCAGCGTGACATGAAGCGGCTGGTGTCGTACACGTCGCTCGCCCACTTCGGCTTCATCGCGCTGGGCTGCTTCGCCTTCACCTCGCAGGCCGGCACCGGCGCGGTGCTCTACATGGTCAACCACGGCCTGTCGACCGGCCTGCTGTTCCTGGTGGTCGGCTTCCTGGTCGCCCGCCGCGGCAGCCGGGACGTCGACGCCTACGGCGGCATGGCGAAGGTCACCCCGGTCCTCGCGGGCGTGTTCCTCGTCGCCGGGCTCTCGTCGCTGGCGCTGCCCGGCCTGAACAGCTTCGTGTCGGAGTTCCTCGTCCTGGTCGGCACGTTCACCGAGTACAAGGCGCTGGCGATCGTCGCGACCTGCGGCATCGTGCTGGCGGCCCTCTACGTGCTGCACCTGTACAAGCGGACGATGACCGGGCCGGTCGTGCACGAGGAGAACAAGCTCGTCGCAGACCTCTCCCTGCGGGAGAAGCTGGTGGTCGCACCGGTGGTCGCGCTCATCGTCGCCCTGGGCGTCTACCCGAAGCCTCTGATCGACATCATCAACCCGACGGTCACGGCCACGTTCTCCGATGTCGGGCACCACGACCCGGCACCGAGCGTCCCGGTGGCCGGTGTGACCACCACCGGAGGCCACTAG